TGAAGATCGCAACATCGCAATACACCGCCTAATTGAATGTTTGTCGGAAACCATTATATTCGGTCCAAAAACCAATTTGCAATTTTTACAGAGATTAGTTGCAACAAAAGAATTTGCAGAAGGAAAGGTATCAACACACTTTATTGCTGATAACGAACCGGAACTATTGTCAAACAAAACGAAAGATGAACTAAAATTAGCCCTAGCCGGTGCTTTTTTTACTACTAAAGAACCGATTGACCCTTGGATTCGGGAGACCACCTAATATGGATTATCTATTTGAGACAAAAACCAGTCCTGCTTCCGTTTATGTAAGTGGTTCTTCTGTGCGTGTCCGTTTAGGAATGGATACCTTTTCATACCAATTGGAAAATTTGGTAAAAGAAGAAACATACACAACTGAAGTAAGTCCTTTACAATCCGTTTTTATGAAAGATGGATCTGTATTAAAATATCTCAAAGTAAGAAATGAGATTTTCCTTCATTGGAAAGGTGAGATTTGGAGTGGCAAACTCGCCGAACGTCAGTATGAAGGTGCGGGACAAACATCTCCCGAAATCAAAAGTCCTATGCCTGGGAAAGTAGTGCAAATCTCTACTGAAGTGGGAAAGGAACACAAACAGGGGGAAACCTTATTGATTTTAGAAGCAATGAAAATGGAGAACGCTGTTAAAGCCCCTTATTTATGCCGGGTAGAAGAGATTCGAAAATTGCAGGGGGATCTCGTCCAACAAGACGAAGTGCTTCTCATTTTACACAGAATCGAACCGGAAAAAACATAAATTTTCGAATCTATTTGACATATTTTTCAAACTTCCCACCATAAGGCAGTTTCTTTGGCTGATAGGTAGAGAATGTACAATCATATTTTGAGAAGTTTCAC
The sequence above is drawn from the Leptospira sp. WS4.C2 genome and encodes:
- a CDS encoding acetyl-CoA carboxylase biotin carboxyl carrier protein subunit — protein: MDYLFETKTSPASVYVSGSSVRVRLGMDTFSYQLENLVKEETYTTEVSPLQSVFMKDGSVLKYLKVRNEIFLHWKGEIWSGKLAERQYEGAGQTSPEIKSPMPGKVVQISTEVGKEHKQGETLLILEAMKMENAVKAPYLCRVEEIRKLQGDLVQQDEVLLILHRIEPEKT